A genomic window from Elaeis guineensis isolate ETL-2024a chromosome 3, EG11, whole genome shotgun sequence includes:
- the LOC140856059 gene encoding UPF0481 protein At3g47200-like isoform X1, with translation MDWHEARPPPPPPPQAPVRKTPPEIERVRDWIRAWGSRQDNGDGSGGEIEINDAYLLKILKTASKIDRFYLRKKPSTIYRVPKELYSSDKKAYEPKAVCVGPFFYHLIFEEHLQSMHTYKWACVHKLLSKHNDPMDLLRRCLTEMKKLEEYVRSCYSETFESIDSDDFTRMLMLDGCFLLHLLQRHADSGEKPKVDDVDAAQVIGRLWIWNLVKKQEEPKFYIPVEEVHHLLHLIYLSVLPCPQYCNSSPMPQPPLYWIPSAKELKMAGMKFQKRKKEGGFLSFLDVKFSDGVMEIPQLEVHDYSISLFRNFIAFEQCYADTQCHVTVYAAFMDFLIRTAEDVRLLYLNDILINSMTVDKDATYFFSHICNEVHYALDTNYLRKLFSDVNEYHDSKWPRLRAYLSRQIKGSPWGYVSMNVAAVGLLLTVFRIH, from the exons ATGGATTGGCATGAGGCTcggcctccccctccccctccccctcaagCACCCGTACGTAAAACACCTCCGGAGATTGAACGGGTCAGGGACTGGATCCGAGCCTGGGGAAGCAGACAAGACAATGGCGATGGCAGCGGAGGAGAAATAGAAATCAATGATGCCTACTTGTTAAAAATCCTAAAGACGGCCTCGAAGATCGATCGATTCTACCTGCGCAAAAAGCCCAGCACCATTTATCGAGTGCCAAAGGAACTCTATTCATCCGATAAGAAGGCCTACGAGCCGAAAGCCGTCTGCGTCGGGCCTTTCTTCTACCATTTGATATTTGAGGAACATCTGCAATCCATGCATACTTACAAGTGGGCATGTGTGCACAAATTACTGTCCAAGCATAATGATCCCATGGATCTGCTTCGAAGGTGCCTGACGGAGATGAAGAAACTAGAAGAATACGTTCGAAGCTGTTATTCAGAGACGTTTGAATCAATAGATTCCGATGATTTCACTCGGATGCTGATGCTGGACGGCTGcttccttctccatctcctgcaaAGGCATGCCGACAGTGGTGAGAAACCAAAAGTCGATGACGTCGATGCAGCCCAAGTTATCGGCAGATTGTGGATCTGGAACCTGGTGAA AAAACAGGAAGAACCTAAATTCTACATCCCGGTggaagaagttcatcatttgcTCCATTTGATTTACTTATCCGTTCTCCCATGCCCACAATATTGTAACTCATCCCCCATGCCACAACCACCACTGTACTGGATCCCCAGCGCCAAAGAGCTCAAAATGGCTGGAATGAAGTTccagaagaggaagaaggaaggAGGCTTCTTGAGCTTCTTGGACGTAAAGTTCTCTGATGGAGTGATGGAAATCCCCCAACTAGAGGTACATGATTACAGTATCAGCTTATTTCGAAATTTTATTGCCTTCGAACAGTGTTACGCAGACACGCAATGCCACGTCACAGTTTATGCGGCCTTCATGGATTTCCTGATCAGGACCGCGGAGGATGTGAGGTTGCTATATCTGAATGACATTCTCATCAACAGCATGACCGTTGACAAAGATGCAACATATTTTTTTAGCCACATTTGCAATGAAGTTCACTATGCACTAGATACGAACTACCTTCGAAAATTATTTAGTGATGTGAACGAGTATCATGATTCCAAGTGGCCTAGGCTGCGTGCATACCTTTCCCGACAGATTAAAGGCTCTCCTTGGGGGTATGTTTCCATGAATGTTGCTGCTGTAGGCCTTCTACTCACTGTTTTTCGGATCCACTAG
- the LOC140856059 gene encoding UPF0481 protein At3g47200-like isoform X2: MDWHEARPPPPPPPQAPVRKTPPEIERVRDWIRAWGSRQDNGDGSGGEIEINDAYLLKILKTASKIDRFYLRKKPSTIYRVPKELYSSDKKAYEPKAVCVGPFFYHLIFEEHLQSMHTYKWACVHKLLSKHNDPMDLLRRCLTEMKKLEEYVRSCYSETFESIDSDDFTRMLMLDGCFLLHLLQRHADSGEKPKVDDVDAAQVIGRLWIWNLVKYDLLLLQNQIPFIVIRSLYDLLKTDDINLVDCAINLFSTFDPCRKQEEPKFYIPVEEVHHLLHLIYLSVLPCPQYCNSSPMPQPPLYWIPSAKELKMAGMKFQKRKKEGGFLSFLDVKFSDGVMEIPQLEDRGGCEVAISE, from the exons ATGGATTGGCATGAGGCTcggcctccccctccccctccccctcaagCACCCGTACGTAAAACACCTCCGGAGATTGAACGGGTCAGGGACTGGATCCGAGCCTGGGGAAGCAGACAAGACAATGGCGATGGCAGCGGAGGAGAAATAGAAATCAATGATGCCTACTTGTTAAAAATCCTAAAGACGGCCTCGAAGATCGATCGATTCTACCTGCGCAAAAAGCCCAGCACCATTTATCGAGTGCCAAAGGAACTCTATTCATCCGATAAGAAGGCCTACGAGCCGAAAGCCGTCTGCGTCGGGCCTTTCTTCTACCATTTGATATTTGAGGAACATCTGCAATCCATGCATACTTACAAGTGGGCATGTGTGCACAAATTACTGTCCAAGCATAATGATCCCATGGATCTGCTTCGAAGGTGCCTGACGGAGATGAAGAAACTAGAAGAATACGTTCGAAGCTGTTATTCAGAGACGTTTGAATCAATAGATTCCGATGATTTCACTCGGATGCTGATGCTGGACGGCTGcttccttctccatctcctgcaaAGGCATGCCGACAGTGGTGAGAAACCAAAAGTCGATGACGTCGATGCAGCCCAAGTTATCGGCAGATTGTGGATCTGGAACCTGGTGAAGTATGACCTGCTGTTGCTCCAAAACCAGATCCCCTTCATCGTCATCCGGAGCTTATATGACTTACTTAAGACCGATGATATCAATCTTGTGGACTGTGCGATTAATTTGTTCAGTACTTTTGATCCCTGCAGAAAACAGGAAGAACCTAAATTCTACATCCCGGTggaagaagttcatcatttgcTCCATTTGATTTACTTATCCGTTCTCCCATGCCCACAATATTGTAACTCATCCCCCATGCCACAACCACCACTGTACTGGATCCCCAGCGCCAAAGAGCTCAAAATGGCTGGAATGAAGTTccagaagaggaagaaggaaggAGGCTTCTTGAGCTTCTTGGACGTAAAGTTCTCTGATGGAGTGATGGAAATCCCCCAACTAGAG GACCGCGGAGGATGTGAGGTTGCTATATCTGAATGA